CTGGCTGGGCCGCAAGGTGTACAGCACGGTGAACCACCACCACATTTACGGCCTCCTGTTTACGGTTCTTTTGCCGACGGCGACGGGACTTCCGTTCCGCAGGCACCGCATCGACTACCCGAGCGAACTTGTCAGCATTGCGGGCGAAAAGGCTGTAATCGCCTCTAGTCCGGCTTACCTCAAGCGCCTTGCCGCCGATACCGATAAGCCCATCGATTTCAAGTGCTCTCCGATTATCTATTCTTCGGGCGGACCGCTTCCCGAAGAGGTGGCGCGCAAGTGCGAAGGGATTACGGGTTACTGGACCATGGAAATTTACGGCAGCACCGAGACGGGTGGCATCGCCTACAGGCAGTCCAAGAACGGGCCCGTGTGGAAGCCGTTCGAAGTCTGCAAGATGAGCATCGGTGAAAACGACTGCCTGAACGTGAAGTCCAGCTACATCCTGGAACCCGAGGGCTTTACCACGGGCGACCTCGTGGAAATCTACGACGACGGCCGCTTCCTTCTGAAGGGACGCGCCGATTCCATCGTGAAAATCGAGGAAAAGCGCATCTCGCTCCCCGAAGTGGAAAACCGCCTGAAGCAGACGGGCCTGGTGCAGGACGTCCGCGTTGTCCCGATGGTCGGCAACCGCCAGTACCTCGCTGCGGCAATCGTCTTGAATGCGGAAGGCCGCGAGAAGTTCAAGGACCAGCCCAAGCTCGAAATAAACAATTTCTTCAAGAAGCATCTGGCGCAGTTCATCGAGAATACGGTTTCGCCCAAGAAGTGGCGCTACCTCGAGGAACTCCCGCAGGATACGCAGGGCAAGATCAAGATGCGCGATATCCAGGCGCTGTTCGGCATTCCCGAAAGCCCGAATTTCAAAATCCTGAAGATGCGCCGCGAACCGGGTACGGTCACGCTCAAGATCGTGTTCCCGGAAACAAGCGACTACTACAACGGTCATTTCCCGTCGTTCAAGCTGCTTCCGGCCGTTGCGCAGGTCGACATGACCGTCATGCTTGCCCATGCCCTTCTCGGTACGCCCGAGGTTGTCGTGCGCATCCAGCGTACCAAGTTCAGCTACCCGATTTTGCCGAACGTTCCCGCCATCCTCGAGATGACCTACAAGGCGGAATCGTCCAAGCTCACATTCTCTTATACGCTCGAAGAAGGTCGCCCGCTTTCGGGTGGTACCCTTGTGCTTTCCGGAGACGAAAATGCGCGAACCTAAGATGAAACCCGAAGACATGAAGTTTTGTGCCATCGTGCCGGTGTACCGCCACGAGAAGGCTTCGCGCGGGGTGGCCGAATCGCTTGCCGCACAGGGGCTCTCGGTAATCTTGGTCGATGACGGCAACGCGCCCGAGGGTCACGAGATTCTCGTGCAGATCGCAAGCGATGTCCCGAACACGACGCTCGTGACGCGCGAAAAGAACGGAGGCAAGGGAGCCGCGGTGATCAGCGGCCTCGAGGCTGCCTTCAATATGGGCTTTACCCACGCGCTCCAGGTGGATGCCGACGGGCAGCACGACATGGAGGCGATTCCGTTCTTCGTGAAGGCCGCGAAGAAGCATCCGTTGGACCTGGTCGCCGCGTTCCCGCAGTACGACATGTCCGTCCCCAAGGCTCGTGAACAGGGCCGCAAGATTACGAACTTCTGGGTCGCTATTGAGACGCTTTCCATGTCCATTCCCGATTCCATGTGCGGGTTCCGCGTGTACCCGGTGAAGTTCGTGTGGCCAGTCGCAAAGAAAATCCGCACGTACCGTATGGGATTCGATATCGAAATCCTGGTGCGCCTCTCGTGGGCCGGACTCAAGATGTATTTCTATCCGATCAAGGTGAAGTATCCCGAAGACGGCGTTTCCAACTTCAGGGCCTTCGGTGACAACGTCGAAATTTCGTGGACCCATACCAAGCTTTGCTTCGGGATGCTCGTGCGCCTGCCGATGATTCTTGGCCGCCGCCTTTTCAAGAAGAAAAAATGAGTTCTGAGTCGCAACAGTGGTTTGAAGTGAAGGAAGTCGGGGGAAGCCTTTGGCATTTCCGGTTCATGCTGTGGATTACCTGCCACCTGCCGCTCCGCGTGGTGGAACTCTGCACGGCGGTGGTCTGCTTCTTCTTCTGGCTGGGGGCGTCTCCCGTGCGCAAGCGTTCCTCGGCGTACTTGAAGCGCCTTTTTGCGGTGCGCGGGAAGCGCATGCCCTTCATGGCGACGTACAAACATGTGCTTTCTTTCGCGCTCTCGATGATCGAGAAACTGCTCGGCTGGCGTGGTGCCATCAAGTTGAACCGGGTGGAAACGCAGGGCGACGACCTCGACAAACTGGTGGAACAGCTCGATCGCGGGGAAGGCGCATTCCTGATTTGCTCCCACCTCGGTAACATGGAGATGCTGCGTTCGCTTACGGGCTACGGCGAAATCCATACGCACAGGCAGTTCAAGGTGTTTCCGGTTGTCGATTTCTCGGGAACCTCTAAGTTCAACGCGCTGCTCTACGAGCTGAATCCGGACCTCATGAATTCCGTGCTCGACGCGAACAAGATGAACGTGGATTCCGCCGTGTGGATGAAGGAGCAGATTGTCGCGGGTAACGTGGTGGCGATTGCGGGGGACCGCACTTCCGCCAATTCGCAGGGCCGCAACATCGAGATGGATTTCCTCGGCGATTCCGCCAATTTCCCCGAAGGCGCGTTTACGCTCGCGAGCATCTTGAATGCTCCGATATATTTCACCTTCGCGATCCGCAAGCACGATTTCGATATCCGCACTCCTTACGAGATGCATGTGGTGAAGGCCACCACCTCTTTTGATTGCCCTCGGAAGGAACGTGCCGGAAAAATCAAGGATTTGGCACGCGAGTACGTGCAACTCCTCGAAAAATTGAGTCTACGCCACCCGTACCAGTGGTATAATTTCTACAATTTTTGGAATAAAACGTAATAAAGGATTGGTTACAATGAAAACTATCGTTATTGGCTCCGAAAAGTTAACAATTGAACAGGTCGTGGCCATTGCTAAGCGCCAGGTCATCGTGGAACTGGATTCGTCTTCCAGGTTCCAGAAAAAAATCGATGCCGGTGCGGAATTCCTTGACGAAGCCCTTGCCGAACACGGCGGTATCTACGGCGTGACGACCGGTTATGGCGATTCCTGCACGCAGGTTGTACCTCCTGACCATTATTACGATTTGCCCGTTAACCTCACGCGTTTCCATGGTTGCGGTCTCGGAAACTACTTTGACGAAGAGACGACCCGCGCCATCATGGTGGTGCGCCTCAACACCCTCGCTCGTGGATTCTCCGGCGTGAGCTACGCCCTCCTCAAGATTATCATGACGTTCCTGCAGAACGACATCTTGCCGTTGATTCCGCAGGAAGGTTCCGTGGGCGCGAGCGGCGACCTGACTCCGCTCTCTTACCTCGCCGGCGCCGTAATCGGTGAACGCGACGTGCTTTACAAAGGCCAGCGCCGTCCCTCGAAGGATGTGATGGCCGAACTCGGAATCACCCCGCACCGTTTCCGCCCGAAGGAAGCGATTGCCATCATGAACGGTACCGCCGTGATGAACGCTGTTGCCTGCATGGCCTACAGCCGCGCCGAATACCTTTCCGATTTGACATGCCGCATTACGGCCATGAACACGATTGCGATGAAGGGCAACGCCTACCACTTCTACGAACGCCTGTTCGCCGTGAAGCCGCACCCGGGTCTCGTGACCGCCGCGAAGAAGATGCGCGACGCGATGAACCTCGAAGTCGAAAAGAACGTGATTCCCGAAAAGATTCAGGATCCGTATTCCCTGCGCTGCGCTCCGCACGTGGTGGGCGTGTTCTACGATTCCGCTCCGCTCCTGCGCCAGCTTATCGAAATCGAGATGAATAGCGCGAACGACAATCCGATTATCGACCCCGAAACGAGGAACATCTTCCACGGTGGGCACTTCTACGGTGGCCATATCTGCCTTGCTATGGATACCCTCAAGAACATTGTCGCTAACCTCGCTGACCTCCTGGACCGCCAGCTTGCGACGATCGTCGACATCAAGTTCAACCGCAGCCTGCCGCCTAACCTTTCGGGCAGCCAGGGCGAGTTCTCCATCAACCATGGCTTCAAGGCCGTTCAGATCGGTGCCTCGGCATGGACCGCGGAAGCGCTCCACAACACGATGCCGATGAGCGTGTTTAGCCGTTCCACCGAATGCCACAACCAGGACAAGGTGAGCATGGGTACCATCGCCGCCCGCGACTGCATCCGCGTAATCGAGCTTACCGAACAGGTGGCCGCCGCCGTGCTGCTCGCTTCGGCCCAGGCCCTCCGTATTCGCCTCGAACGCGGGGAAATTTTCGAAGTGCGCCTCGCCGGCGTCAAGAAGACGTACGACCAGGTGTTCGAATACTTCGCGCCGCTTGCCTGCGACCGCCAGCTCGAACCGGATCTCCGCAAGGCGCTCGAGCTCATCCGCGAAAAGTATTACGCTGTGTAATGCGGTAACGTCATGGCAGAAAAGAAACTCAAGGAAACGGTCGAGTTCAAGGTCGAATTCTACGATGTGGATTCGATGAAGGTGGCATGGCACGGCAACTACGTGAAGTACATGGAAATTGCCCGCTGCGCCCTCCTCACCAAGATAAAGTACGATTACTTCGCCATGGAAGAGAGCGGGTACGCCTGGCCCGTGGTCGATATGCATATAAAGTATCTTCGCCCGATGATCTTTATGCAGCGCATCCGCGCCGAGGTCACGCTCGAAGAATACGAAGTCTGCATGAAGCTTTCGTACAAGTTCTTTGACGCCGAGACGGGCGTACTTTTGACCCGTGCCGAAAGCATGCAGATGGCTGTCGACATGAACAAGCGCGAATCGATGATGGGCTGCCCGCAGTGCTTTATCGAACGCGTTCGTGCGGCGCTCGCCGAGGAAGAGACTGCGGCATGAGACGTATCGCTAGAGGGATAGGCCTGCTCGCGCTTTCTGCGGTTCTCGCATTCGCGGGGGCTGGGGATGCCGCCGGTGTTTACAAGAAGCCGCTTTCGGCGGAATCGAAGCCCGCGATGCTCCAGTCGATGAAGGTCCTCACCGAAAGTCCGCTTACGGTCGGGAATTTCAAGCAGACGCGCACGATTACGAAGCTGAACCGCGAATTCGTTTCGACAGGTTCCTTTGCCATCGACCGCGTCTCGGGAATCCTCTGGGATACGCAGAAGCCGTTCCCGTCGGTGCTTTGGGTGGGCGACAATTCCATTGTCCAGTGGGATCTTTCGCGCGATACGAAGAAGACGATGTCGGCGAAGGACAATCCGGTGTTCGCGGAATTCTCGAAGACCATCCAGTCGGTATTTTCGGGACAGTTCGACGAACTGGATCGCAACTTCAAGCTCTTTTTTGAAAAGAAGGCTGCCGGTTTCGATATCGGGCTTGTCCCCAAGGAAAACGCTGTCGCTCGCGTTATAGCGTCGATTACCCTTACGGGGCGTACGGAACTTGAAAAGGTGACGATTGTCGATGGGGAAGGGAATACCGTGGTGTACGAGTTCTCTGCCCAGGCGCATTTCAAGGATCTTGAATCGGTGAACGCTCCGTTCGACAAGCTTGCTCTCCGTTTTTTGAAACTGAAATCTGCGAAATAAAACCGTCGTGGCGGTCGGGGCGTATTGGGCCCGCGATGTGGCCGCCATCCGGGAGAAAAATTGGATATGAAAGGTACGCGAAAAAAAGTAGCTTCGGTAATATTGTGGGTGGCGATACACGCCGCCTTCGTGTTGCTTGGGCTCTTGCTGCCTTGGAATATCGAGACCGATCTGTATTCGGTTTTGCCGGATTCGAGCGAATTCAGGAATGTCGCGGAAGCGGAAAAGGCCCTGAGCGCGCATTCGATGCGGAACCTGACCGTATTGCTTGGGCATCGCGATTTCGCGGTGGCGAAATCCGCGGCGAGCGAACTCGAAGGGATTTTCGCCGGGGATAGTTCGCTTGCCGAGACCCGCTTGCGGGTCGGCGATGCCTCGATGCAGGAACTTCGCGATTTCTATTTCGGGTACCGTTATGTACTGCAGGGAAATGCGGTCCGTGACCTGCTGAAGCAGGGGGATGCGGCGACCCTCAAGGACAACGCGCTCCAGAAGGTCTATGGCGCGTTCTCGCTTGCCGACTTGAGTCGGGTCGAAGAAGACCCCTTCCTGCTGGGCGACGAGGCTTTTGAACATTTCACGCTGAATTCGCCCCTCATGAACGGGCGTTTCACGCTTCGCGACGGTGTCCTTGCCGCCGAGGATTCCGCGGTCACTTACGTCATGTGGAGCGCCTCCCTTGCGGCGAATACTTCCGCGATGGCTTCCAGCGGCCATGTGCTGGAACGCCTCGACCGCGTGCTCGATTCGCTGCAGCGCGTTCACGAAGGCCTGCTCGTCGAAAAGTCGGGCGTGCCGTTCCACAGTTACGAGAGTTCCAAGAACGCGCAGTCCGAAGTGGCCTGGATTTCGGGCGTGTCCATGGCGCTCATCCTGCTTTTGCTGCTCTGGGTGTTCCGCACGCCAATCCCCATCGTGTCGACGTTTTTTGCAATCGGCGTGGCGATATGCGCTGCCCTTTCGGGTACCTGGGCCGTGTTCGGGAGCATCCATATTTTCACGTTCGTGTTCGGTACGAGCGTTATCGGCGTGAGTATCGACTACGCGATACACTTCTTTACGGAACGCCACCATATTCTCAAGGGGCTTCTCCTCGGCTTCATGACGACGGAATTCAGCTACATCGCGCTCACCTTCGCCGATTTCCCGCTGTTGCGCCAGATGGCCGTGTTCTCGATAGTCGGGCTTGCGAGCTCTTTTGCGACAATCGTGCTCCTGTTCCCGAATCTTCCGCTGCCTTCGCATGCCGCGGAGGGCAAGCGTCCTCTTCC
This genomic stretch from Fibrobacter sp. harbors:
- a CDS encoding outer membrane lipoprotein carrier protein LolA, whose protein sequence is MRRIARGIGLLALSAVLAFAGAGDAAGVYKKPLSAESKPAMLQSMKVLTESPLTVGNFKQTRTITKLNREFVSTGSFAIDRVSGILWDTQKPFPSVLWVGDNSIVQWDLSRDTKKTMSAKDNPVFAEFSKTIQSVFSGQFDELDRNFKLFFEKKAAGFDIGLVPKENAVARVIASITLTGRTELEKVTIVDGEGNTVVYEFSAQAHFKDLESVNAPFDKLALRFLKLKSAK
- a CDS encoding MMPL family transporter, whose protein sequence is MKGTRKKVASVILWVAIHAAFVLLGLLLPWNIETDLYSVLPDSSEFRNVAEAEKALSAHSMRNLTVLLGHRDFAVAKSAASELEGIFAGDSSLAETRLRVGDASMQELRDFYFGYRYVLQGNAVRDLLKQGDAATLKDNALQKVYGAFSLADLSRVEEDPFLLGDEAFEHFTLNSPLMNGRFTLRDGVLAAEDSAVTYVMWSASLAANTSAMASSGHVLERLDRVLDSLQRVHEGLLVEKSGVPFHSYESSKNAQSEVAWISGVSMALILLLLLWVFRTPIPIVSTFFAIGVAICAALSGTWAVFGSIHIFTFVFGTSVIGVSIDYAIHFFTERHHILKGLLLGFMTTEFSYIALTFADFPLLRQMAVFSIVGLASSFATIVLLFPNLPLPSHAAEGKRPLPTRIPELFLRVYDRFPPRWVRIAGIVFALVLVPGVLKLDVHTDMRTLYSMSESLKRSEALNARLNNLGISANYFIVEGSSEQELLENEEALSARLQVAVKDSLMRGFLATSSYIPSVKTQQETFEGMQSLRHSQALQELLESLNVPGDSLFESGFASPAYLEPSSKIPSSFASILDMLWIGEVDGRFYSAVFPLHVAAGFDIGKQAAELPHVYAVNKMENVNETLTQLSRVALLLVAIAYAVVFLVLVFVYGFVPALRIIRAPVLSCIFIAAVFGYCGIPFNFFAIVGVILTLGIGIDYALFFKEGATRGLVTALAVMLSAATTLISFGSLSFSSFVPVSTFGLSVLLGIWCCFVLSPFSRD
- a CDS encoding glycosyltransferase family 2 protein, encoding MREPKMKPEDMKFCAIVPVYRHEKASRGVAESLAAQGLSVILVDDGNAPEGHEILVQIASDVPNTTLVTREKNGGKGAAVISGLEAAFNMGFTHALQVDADGQHDMEAIPFFVKAAKKHPLDLVAAFPQYDMSVPKAREQGRKITNFWVAIETLSMSIPDSMCGFRVYPVKFVWPVAKKIRTYRMGFDIEILVRLSWAGLKMYFYPIKVKYPEDGVSNFRAFGDNVEISWTHTKLCFGMLVRLPMILGRRLFKKKK
- a CDS encoding AMP-binding protein; amino-acid sequence: MLIGLAFVHFFNVTRERAKDDEGSNRANVAKNISLLVLMLLCGALAFFADNLLFLKFYPVMVNLSLLCFFAFSLWKKPSFAFRMANLGDRTLRVSPERPFVERYCDRVTLVWCAFFVANASVALFTALVGSERMWTLYNGLISYILIGILFAVEFMVRKIMQKKLHSYVPVCELQRDSRPDGAIVCFDGESTRTWADFVSDVSKVRRFLESSENRPWILHCEDSYFFIVALLSMLQSGRKAMVTANRQEAFIKEIKKPEYGFITDTPFGDASAGAVQIQTILDGPAVEPLWNVFDKNEAEMVMFTSGTTGEPKSVPKRFSQFENELYELVKVFGDDWLGRKVYSTVNHHHIYGLLFTVLLPTATGLPFRRHRIDYPSELVSIAGEKAVIASSPAYLKRLAADTDKPIDFKCSPIIYSSGGPLPEEVARKCEGITGYWTMEIYGSTETGGIAYRQSKNGPVWKPFEVCKMSIGENDCLNVKSSYILEPEGFTTGDLVEIYDDGRFLLKGRADSIVKIEEKRISLPEVENRLKQTGLVQDVRVVPMVGNRQYLAAAIVLNAEGREKFKDQPKLEINNFFKKHLAQFIENTVSPKKWRYLEELPQDTQGKIKMRDIQALFGIPESPNFKILKMRREPGTVTLKIVFPETSDYYNGHFPSFKLLPAVAQVDMTVMLAHALLGTPEVVVRIQRTKFSYPILPNVPAILEMTYKAESSKLTFSYTLEEGRPLSGGTLVLSGDENART
- a CDS encoding lipid A biosynthesis acyltransferase gives rise to the protein MSSESQQWFEVKEVGGSLWHFRFMLWITCHLPLRVVELCTAVVCFFFWLGASPVRKRSSAYLKRLFAVRGKRMPFMATYKHVLSFALSMIEKLLGWRGAIKLNRVETQGDDLDKLVEQLDRGEGAFLICSHLGNMEMLRSLTGYGEIHTHRQFKVFPVVDFSGTSKFNALLYELNPDLMNSVLDANKMNVDSAVWMKEQIVAGNVVAIAGDRTSANSQGRNIEMDFLGDSANFPEGAFTLASILNAPIYFTFAIRKHDFDIRTPYEMHVVKATTSFDCPRKERAGKIKDLAREYVQLLEKLSLRHPYQWYNFYNFWNKT
- the hutH gene encoding histidine ammonia-lyase; this encodes MKTIVIGSEKLTIEQVVAIAKRQVIVELDSSSRFQKKIDAGAEFLDEALAEHGGIYGVTTGYGDSCTQVVPPDHYYDLPVNLTRFHGCGLGNYFDEETTRAIMVVRLNTLARGFSGVSYALLKIIMTFLQNDILPLIPQEGSVGASGDLTPLSYLAGAVIGERDVLYKGQRRPSKDVMAELGITPHRFRPKEAIAIMNGTAVMNAVACMAYSRAEYLSDLTCRITAMNTIAMKGNAYHFYERLFAVKPHPGLVTAAKKMRDAMNLEVEKNVIPEKIQDPYSLRCAPHVVGVFYDSAPLLRQLIEIEMNSANDNPIIDPETRNIFHGGHFYGGHICLAMDTLKNIVANLADLLDRQLATIVDIKFNRSLPPNLSGSQGEFSINHGFKAVQIGASAWTAEALHNTMPMSVFSRSTECHNQDKVSMGTIAARDCIRVIELTEQVAAAVLLASAQALRIRLERGEIFEVRLAGVKKTYDQVFEYFAPLACDRQLEPDLRKALELIREKYYAV
- a CDS encoding thioesterase family protein, translating into MAEKKLKETVEFKVEFYDVDSMKVAWHGNYVKYMEIARCALLTKIKYDYFAMEESGYAWPVVDMHIKYLRPMIFMQRIRAEVTLEEYEVCMKLSYKFFDAETGVLLTRAESMQMAVDMNKRESMMGCPQCFIERVRAALAEEETAA